The Rhododendron vialii isolate Sample 1 chromosome 6a, ASM3025357v1 genome includes a window with the following:
- the LOC131331351 gene encoding uncharacterized protein LOC131331351 has product MTNVRKRTLSGRAKLRPKWCDSLTPHQQLQQGRSICFRVADTGTGVFEFYCIPFDFDDDSDSQPKNQKNDEPPPLPTGILPFQENGEIPWLSTFAAVGSSLFCFGGKKTGEFPLSAFYRYDDDDDTTGGIRGRWHTNSSFAMIRARCQPQIIAMGGNLLVIGGLWKNWEDGSSWAEVFDPCSNSSSPAASLPNELQAKPKVVTAALCSSNQILVASTLSNAAFVCDVRTLVWDVFDQSDQFVFGKGTVSHFRDVQGEAAVVKDTILCWFHFRGNLLRAYDLKLKMWFEKPITGLKKVSKIMSDLYDNDFSLLPLDYDHICLLLFDHSPYAAQTCYSVFHCIKVLVSINCTGERPIFKASVISFRSYLLKKMSLHFIEAVVL; this is encoded by the coding sequence ATGACAAATGTTCGAAAGCGGACGCTGTCTGGTAGAGCAAAACTACGGCCAAAGTGGTGCGACTCTCTTACCCCACACCAGCAGCTGCAGCAGGGTAGATCTATTTGCTTTCGGGTTGCTGATACTGGCACGGGTGTGTTTGAATTCTATTGTATTCCATTTGATTTTGACGATGATTCGGACAGCCAGCCGAAAAACCAAAAGAATGATGAACCACCACCGCTACCAACAGGTATCCTTCCGTTCCAggaaaacggtgaaataccatgGTTGTCCACATTTGCTGCCGTGGGTTCTTCTCTATTCTGTTTTGGAGGTAAAAAAACAGGGGAATTTCCGTTATCCGCGTTCTATCgctatgatgatgatgatgatactACTGGTGGCATTAGGGGTCGTTGGCATACTAATAGTAGCTTCGCCATGATCCGTGCCAGATGTCAGCCTCAAATCATAGCCATGGGGGGAAATCTTCTTGTCATTGGTGGTCTTTGGAAAAATTGGGAAGATGGTTCTTCATGGGCTGAAGTGTTTGATCCTTGTTCGAATTCGTCCAGTCCTGCAGCTTCCCTCCCAAACGAACTACAAGCCAAGCCCAAAGTAGTAACTGCAGCCCTTTGTTCCTCCAATCAGATTTTGGTGGCTTCCACCTTGTCGAATGCTGCCTTTGTTTGTGATGTCCGGACTCTGGTGTGGGATGTTTTTGATCAATCCGACCAGTTTGTGTTTGGTAAGGGTACTGTTAGCCACTTCCGAGACGTACAAGGTGAAGCAGCCGTTGTTAAGGATACCATTTTGTGTTGGTTTCATTTCCGTGGTAACCTGCTCCGTGCATACGATTTGAAACTCAAAATGTGGTTCGAAAAGCCCATAACAGGTTTGAAGAAGGTCAGCAAAATAATGTCAGACTTATACGACAATGATTTCTCCTTGCTTCCTTTGGATTACGACCACATCTGCTTACTTTTGTTTGATCATTCGCCCTATGCTGCCCAAACTTGTTATTCTGTTTTCCATTGCATCAAAGTTCTAGTTTCTATCAACTGCACCGGGGAGCGTCCCATTTTCAAGGCTTCTGTTATCTCCTTCCGATCTTACTTGCTAAAAAAGATGTCTCTGCACTTCATTGAAGCTGTGGTCCTCtga